A genome region from Corynebacterium uberis includes the following:
- a CDS encoding acetylornithine transaminase: protein MTTKETSHTLAQWPQVLMNTYRTPDVEMVRGHGATLIDAAGTSYIDFLSGIAVNSLGYGHEGLAQAVYEQTLQLTHVSNLLGSAPVVRAAAGLIERFPRPDARVFFCNSGAEANEAAFKLARKTGRSRILAAVHGFHGRTMGALAMTGQPDKRAPFEPMPAGVEFFDYGDAAGLTELVMQAPQDVAAIIIEPIQGETGVVPAPEGFMSHIRQLCDQVGALMVLDEVQTGVGRTGEFFAFSHEAGVVPDVVTLAKGLGGGLPIGACLAAGPAAQLFGPGDHGTTFGGNPVACAAAGVVLDTVDDGFLATVRARGDQLRRGVEKLPVVESVRGRGLMLGVVLAKPCAKAAVAAGMDRAVILNAPQDNVLRLVPPLVITEEEVDQGLECLAQALQDVTA, encoded by the coding sequence ATGACCACTAAAGAAACCTCCCACACGCTTGCGCAATGGCCGCAGGTGCTCATGAATACGTACCGCACTCCGGATGTTGAGATGGTGCGGGGTCACGGTGCGACGCTTATCGACGCCGCCGGCACCTCCTACATCGACTTCCTGTCCGGCATTGCGGTCAATTCCTTGGGTTACGGTCATGAGGGCTTGGCCCAGGCGGTCTACGAGCAGACCCTCCAGCTCACGCACGTGTCCAATCTGTTGGGTTCCGCCCCGGTCGTGCGCGCCGCAGCCGGCCTGATCGAGCGTTTTCCCCGCCCGGATGCCCGCGTGTTCTTCTGCAACTCCGGTGCTGAGGCCAACGAGGCGGCCTTCAAACTCGCGCGCAAGACGGGGCGGTCGCGGATCCTCGCCGCCGTGCACGGGTTCCATGGCAGGACGATGGGGGCGCTGGCCATGACCGGACAGCCCGACAAGCGGGCCCCGTTTGAGCCGATGCCCGCCGGCGTGGAGTTCTTTGACTACGGCGACGCTGCCGGTCTGACCGAGCTGGTCATGCAGGCTCCGCAGGATGTGGCCGCGATTATCATCGAGCCTATCCAGGGAGAAACTGGCGTGGTCCCGGCGCCGGAGGGCTTCATGTCCCACATCCGCCAGCTGTGCGATCAGGTGGGTGCGCTCATGGTGCTCGATGAGGTGCAAACCGGTGTTGGCCGTACCGGGGAGTTCTTCGCCTTCAGCCATGAAGCTGGCGTTGTCCCTGACGTGGTGACCTTGGCCAAGGGGCTCGGCGGCGGCCTGCCCATCGGCGCCTGCTTGGCGGCAGGACCGGCGGCCCAGCTGTTCGGCCCCGGCGATCACGGGACCACCTTTGGCGGAAACCCGGTGGCGTGCGCTGCGGCGGGCGTGGTGCTGGATACCGTGGATGATGGCTTCCTGGCTACGGTACGTGCACGCGGCGATCAGCTGCGGCGGGGCGTCGAAAAGCTCCCTGTGGTGGAGTCGGTGCGCGGCCGAGGGCTCATGCTGGGCGTGGTGCTTGCCAAGCCGTGCGCGAAGGCTGCCGTGGCCGCGGGGATGGACAGGGCGGTGATCCTCAACGCGCCGCAGGACAACGTGCTGCGGCTGGTCCCGCCATTGGTTATCACTGAAGAAGAGGTTGATCAGGGTCTGGAGTGCCTGGCGCAGGCGTTGCAGGACGTAACCGCCTAA
- a CDS encoding arginine repressor has translation MAQIPSTRVARQAKILELLERTKVYSQTHLAELLRPEGFVATQATLSRDLDELGVRKIRNRAARSFYSISPQEDSAGPREKLRRMIQELAVSTDSSGNIAVLRTPPGAGQYLASFVDRVDLEDIVGCVAGDDTVFILARDPMTGEELRRLLAGGEDA, from the coding sequence ATGGCACAGATACCCTCGACGCGGGTGGCTCGGCAGGCCAAGATTTTGGAACTGCTTGAGCGCACCAAGGTTTATAGTCAAACCCATTTGGCCGAGTTGTTGCGGCCGGAGGGTTTTGTGGCGACGCAGGCCACGCTCTCCCGGGACCTCGACGAACTCGGTGTGCGCAAGATTCGTAATCGGGCTGCGCGGTCCTTTTATTCCATCTCTCCGCAGGAGGATTCGGCGGGCCCGCGGGAAAAACTGCGGCGCATGATTCAGGAATTGGCGGTGTCTACGGATTCCTCCGGGAATATCGCCGTCCTGCGCACTCCGCCGGGGGCGGGGCAGTACCTGGCCAGCTTTGTTGATCGGGTTGATCTTGAGGATATCGTCGGGTGTGTCGCCGGCGATGACACCGTTTTTATTCTCGCGCGCGATCCCATGACGGGCGAGGAATTGCGAAGACTCCTGGCCGGCGGCGAGGACGCATAA
- a CDS encoding argininosuccinate synthase: MTNRVILAYSGGLDTSVAIPYLGKMLDAEVVAVSLDLGQGGEDMESVRQRALDCGAVESVVIDAKDEFASDYCMPTVQSNGLYMKQYPLVSAISRPLIVKHLVAAAAEFGGTHVAHGCTGKGNDQVRFEVSFMATAPELEIVAPARDYAWTRDKAIAFAEEIDLPIEQSASSPFSIDQNVWGRAVETGYLEDLWNAPTKDIYAYTEDPALGNAPDEVIISFKQGIPVAIDGTAVTPLQAIEVLNRRAGAQGVGRLDMVEDRLVGIKSREVYEAPGAIALITAHQALEDVTLERELARYKRLVDARWSEEVYDGLWYSPLKKSLDAFIASTQTHVTGDIRMEMKAGSITVNGRRSEQSLYDFNLATYDTGDAFDQTLSKGFVQLHGLSTKIANERDRKAAQ, from the coding sequence ATGACTAATCGTGTGATCCTCGCGTACTCCGGCGGTTTGGATACCTCCGTGGCCATCCCGTACCTGGGCAAAATGCTGGATGCTGAGGTTGTTGCCGTATCCCTCGACCTGGGGCAGGGCGGCGAGGACATGGAATCGGTGCGGCAGCGTGCTCTCGACTGCGGGGCGGTCGAGTCCGTGGTCATCGACGCCAAGGATGAATTCGCCTCCGACTACTGCATGCCCACCGTCCAATCCAATGGCTTGTATATGAAGCAATACCCGTTGGTCTCTGCCATTTCGCGGCCGCTCATTGTGAAACATCTGGTGGCCGCCGCGGCGGAGTTTGGTGGCACCCACGTTGCCCACGGCTGCACGGGTAAGGGAAATGACCAGGTGCGCTTTGAAGTCAGCTTCATGGCCACGGCCCCGGAGCTAGAGATTGTTGCCCCGGCCCGGGACTATGCCTGGACTCGGGACAAGGCTATTGCCTTTGCGGAAGAAATTGACCTTCCCATCGAGCAGTCGGCGTCCTCGCCGTTTTCCATTGACCAAAATGTGTGGGGCCGCGCGGTAGAAACCGGCTACCTTGAGGACCTGTGGAATGCGCCCACCAAGGACATCTACGCCTATACCGAGGATCCCGCGCTGGGTAACGCCCCCGATGAGGTCATCATCTCCTTCAAGCAGGGCATTCCGGTGGCCATTGACGGCACCGCGGTCACGCCGCTGCAGGCCATCGAGGTGCTCAACCGGCGCGCCGGCGCACAGGGCGTGGGCCGGCTGGACATGGTCGAAGACCGGCTCGTGGGCATTAAGTCCCGCGAGGTCTATGAGGCACCCGGCGCCATCGCGCTGATCACCGCCCACCAGGCGCTGGAGGATGTCACCCTGGAGCGGGAGCTGGCCCGGTACAAGCGGCTGGTGGATGCCCGCTGGTCGGAGGAGGTCTACGACGGCCTGTGGTACAGCCCGCTGAAGAAGTCCCTGGACGCGTTCATCGCGTCGACGCAGACCCACGTCACCGGCGATATCCGGATGGAGATGAAGGCCGGGTCCATCACCGTTAACGGGCGGCGCTCCGAGCAGTCCCTCTACGACTTCAACCTGGCGACCTACGACACCGGCGACGCGTTTGACCAGACCCTGTCCAAGGGGTTTGTGCAGTTGCACGGTCTGTCCACCAAGATTGCCAACGAGCGGGATCGGAAGGCGGCGCAGTAG
- the argH gene encoding argininosuccinate lyase, with protein sequence MDNSHTTTPATGTQATGTPANSAPARHGTNQGALWGGRFAGGPAEAMFALSVSTHFDWVLAPYDVLASKAHARVLHAAGLLSDADKDAMLAGLEQLGRDVASGAFTPAPTDEDVHGAMERGLIERVGAELGGRLRAGRSRNDQVATLFRMWLRDAIREVAVAVTELIDALVAQAGAHPDAVMPGKTHFQAAQPVLLAHQLLAHAHPLLRDIQRLRDLDGRLAESPYGSGALAGSSLHLDPEAIAEELGFDHAADNSIDATSSRDFAAEAAYVLAQIAVDMSRLAEEIIAWSTPEFGYVTLSDAWSTGSSIMPQKKNPDIPELTRGKTGRLIGNLAGLMATLKAQPLAYNRDLQEDKEPVIDSVAQLTLLLPAMTGLVSTLEFHEDRMRELAPAGYTLATDLAEWMVRQGVPFREAHEASGACVRLAEQRGVGLAELTDAELRGVDKRLSPQVREVLTVDGAIASRDTRGGTAGTQVAQQRRRVEEACASARQWGSTPVRNS encoded by the coding sequence ATGGATAATTCCCACACGACCACACCGGCCACGGGTACGCAGGCCACGGGTACGCCGGCCAACAGCGCGCCGGCGCGGCACGGCACGAATCAGGGTGCTCTGTGGGGCGGGCGCTTTGCCGGCGGCCCGGCGGAGGCGATGTTTGCCCTGAGCGTGTCCACCCATTTCGACTGGGTCCTCGCCCCCTATGACGTGCTGGCCTCGAAGGCCCACGCGCGGGTGCTCCACGCCGCGGGCCTGCTCAGCGATGCGGATAAGGACGCGATGCTGGCGGGATTGGAGCAGCTGGGCCGTGACGTTGCCAGCGGCGCGTTTACCCCCGCGCCCACGGATGAGGATGTCCACGGTGCCATGGAGCGCGGCCTGATTGAGCGCGTGGGCGCAGAGCTCGGCGGCCGGCTGCGTGCGGGTCGATCCCGCAATGACCAGGTGGCCACGCTGTTTCGGATGTGGTTGCGCGACGCGATCCGCGAGGTCGCCGTTGCCGTCACGGAGCTTATCGACGCCCTCGTGGCGCAGGCAGGTGCCCACCCCGACGCAGTCATGCCGGGCAAAACACACTTCCAAGCCGCCCAGCCTGTGCTGCTGGCACACCAGTTGCTCGCGCATGCCCACCCGCTGCTGCGGGACATCCAGCGGTTGCGTGACCTGGACGGGCGCCTGGCGGAGTCCCCCTACGGCTCCGGCGCGTTGGCGGGCAGCTCCCTGCACCTGGATCCTGAGGCCATCGCGGAGGAACTCGGCTTTGACCACGCCGCCGACAACTCCATCGATGCGACCTCTTCGCGGGATTTCGCCGCGGAGGCGGCCTATGTGCTCGCCCAGATCGCGGTGGATATGTCGCGGCTAGCCGAGGAGATCATCGCCTGGTCAACGCCCGAGTTTGGGTATGTCACGCTGTCTGATGCGTGGTCAACCGGCAGCTCGATCATGCCGCAGAAGAAGAATCCGGATATCCCGGAATTGACTCGCGGCAAGACCGGTCGGCTGATTGGCAACCTGGCGGGCCTGATGGCCACCCTCAAGGCGCAACCGCTGGCCTACAACCGGGATCTTCAGGAAGACAAGGAGCCGGTCATTGATTCGGTCGCGCAGCTGACGCTGCTGCTGCCTGCGATGACCGGGCTGGTGTCCACACTGGAGTTCCATGAGGACCGCATGCGCGAACTCGCACCGGCAGGGTACACCCTGGCCACGGACTTGGCCGAATGGATGGTTCGCCAGGGCGTGCCCTTCCGCGAGGCGCACGAGGCCTCCGGGGCGTGCGTACGGCTGGCAGAGCAGCGCGGGGTCGGCCTTGCGGAGCTGACCGACGCTGAGCTCCGCGGCGTCGATAAGCGGCTTTCACCGCAGGTCCGTGAGGTGCTCACCGTGGATGGGGCGATTGCCTCGCGCGATACCCGTGGCGGTACTGCCGGCACGCAGGTTGCACAGCAACGGCGTCGCGTCGAGGAAGCGTGCGCTAGCGCGCGCCAATGGGGGAGCACCCCCGTACGCAACAGCTAG
- a CDS encoding Trm112 family protein, whose translation MSLDPMLLEVLACPRDKGPLDYVEEEQVLVNPRLGIAYPIEDGIPVLLIDEAISWPRSN comes from the coding sequence ATGAGTCTTGATCCGATGCTGCTGGAAGTCCTGGCCTGCCCGCGTGATAAGGGCCCACTGGACTATGTGGAAGAAGAACAAGTGCTGGTCAACCCGCGGCTGGGGATCGCCTACCCCATTGAAGATGGCATCCCTGTTTTGCTCATTGATGAAGCCATCTCGTGGCCGCGCAGCAACTAG
- the tyrS gene encoding tyrosine--tRNA ligase — MDIIDELSWRGLINQSTDLDALRQRLAQGPLAVYAGFDPTGPSLHAGHLVPLLMLARFQRAGHTPIVLAGGATGMIGDPRDVGERSMNDADTVADWAQRISGQLSRFVSFDGDHAAKLVNNNEWTANLGTIEFLRDIGKHFSLNTMLNRETVRRRLESDGISYTEFSYMLLQANDYLQLHDTYGVDLQVGGGDQWGNLVAGVDLVRRVRGERVHAVTVPLVTDSEGKKFGKSTGGGSLWLDPEMTSPYRWYQYFINTADADVIRYLRWFTFLDRDELAELEQQVENQPHLRQAQRTLAREMTTLVHGAQATEAVELASQALFGRAELSDLDAQTLASAVGETTVVDLGDDDPRAVVDLLVAAELCPSRGAARRAIKEGGVYLNNARVEAEDAEVTDADFLHGTWAVLRRGKKNFAGVHRA; from the coding sequence ATGGATATCATTGATGAATTGTCCTGGCGAGGGCTGATCAACCAGTCCACCGATCTTGATGCGCTTCGTCAGCGCCTTGCCCAAGGTCCGCTTGCCGTTTATGCGGGATTCGATCCCACCGGACCGTCCCTGCACGCCGGGCACCTCGTCCCGCTGCTGATGCTGGCCCGCTTCCAACGCGCAGGCCACACCCCGATTGTGCTGGCAGGCGGGGCCACCGGCATGATCGGGGACCCGCGCGACGTCGGCGAGCGCAGCATGAATGACGCAGACACCGTCGCCGACTGGGCGCAGCGCATCTCCGGCCAGCTGTCCCGCTTCGTCTCCTTTGACGGCGACCACGCAGCAAAACTGGTCAACAACAACGAGTGGACGGCCAACCTGGGCACCATCGAGTTCCTGCGCGACATCGGTAAGCACTTCTCGCTGAACACCATGCTCAACCGGGAAACCGTGCGCCGGCGCCTGGAATCTGACGGAATCTCCTACACCGAGTTCTCCTACATGCTCTTGCAGGCAAACGACTACCTGCAACTTCATGACACCTACGGCGTGGACCTGCAGGTCGGCGGCGGTGACCAATGGGGAAACCTCGTCGCCGGGGTAGACCTAGTGCGCCGCGTACGCGGGGAGCGCGTCCACGCCGTCACCGTGCCGCTGGTCACCGACTCCGAAGGCAAGAAGTTTGGCAAGTCCACCGGCGGTGGATCGCTCTGGCTCGACCCGGAGATGACCAGCCCATACCGCTGGTACCAGTACTTTATTAACACCGCAGACGCGGACGTCATCCGCTACCTGCGCTGGTTTACCTTCCTGGACCGCGACGAACTCGCCGAGCTTGAGCAGCAGGTGGAAAACCAGCCGCACCTGCGCCAAGCGCAACGCACCCTCGCCCGCGAGATGACCACCCTGGTCCACGGCGCGCAAGCCACCGAGGCCGTAGAGCTCGCCTCCCAGGCGCTCTTCGGGCGCGCGGAACTTAGCGACCTCGACGCCCAGACCTTGGCCTCCGCGGTGGGGGAGACCACCGTCGTTGACCTTGGAGACGACGACCCCCGCGCGGTAGTGGACCTGCTCGTCGCGGCGGAACTGTGCCCCTCCCGGGGTGCCGCGCGCCGAGCAATCAAGGAAGGCGGCGTCTACCTGAACAACGCTCGCGTCGAAGCCGAGGACGCAGAGGTCACGGACGCAGACTTTCTTCACGGGACGTGGGCCGTCCTGCGCCGCGGAAAGAAGAACTTCGCCGGCGTTCACCGCGCCTAA
- a CDS encoding aldose epimerase, whose protein sequence is MECTQPDPQAETPIPEVAIEYGDYQAIISGSGAAVRQFTYGGRPLLRGFAAGTHPPESCNVILAPWPNRVADGAFTFDGQHHQLEITEPERDNAIHGFTDRLVGEVTRTSPASARVAMTLGPRPGWPWRLELTVDYHLDHDGLTGVARVVNTADSDCPFAFGAHTYLEAQGHNLDECVLAGPHMRNLPLDQRMRPAGDLRAWGPRMLDMGGVELDHAFVLDRAAGRADAADEVSGDAEGAEFTLSGPDGQGVRLTCDDTLGWVQIYTSPERHLAVEPMSAPPNALASGVDLLRLKPQGSAEFRWTVAATHQ, encoded by the coding sequence ATGGAATGCACACAACCGGATCCCCAGGCGGAAACGCCGATTCCTGAAGTAGCCATAGAATACGGTGACTACCAGGCAATAATCAGCGGTTCTGGCGCCGCAGTACGCCAGTTCACCTACGGCGGAAGACCCCTTCTGCGCGGATTTGCAGCTGGTACCCATCCACCGGAATCCTGCAACGTCATCCTTGCCCCTTGGCCTAATCGGGTAGCCGACGGAGCCTTCACCTTCGACGGGCAGCACCACCAGCTTGAGATCACCGAGCCGGAGCGGGACAACGCGATTCACGGTTTCACGGACAGGCTCGTCGGCGAGGTGACGCGCACCAGCCCGGCCAGCGCACGGGTCGCCATGACGTTGGGCCCCCGGCCCGGGTGGCCCTGGCGCCTGGAGCTAACCGTGGACTACCACCTTGACCACGACGGTCTGACCGGGGTGGCGCGGGTGGTGAACACCGCAGATAGTGACTGCCCCTTCGCCTTTGGGGCCCACACCTACCTTGAGGCTCAAGGTCACAACCTTGACGAATGTGTTCTGGCCGGTCCGCACATGCGCAACCTTCCGCTCGACCAGCGCATGCGCCCCGCCGGCGACCTGCGGGCCTGGGGACCCCGGATGCTGGACATGGGAGGTGTTGAGCTTGACCATGCGTTTGTGCTCGATCGTGCTGCGGGACGCGCCGATGCAGCCGACGAGGTGAGCGGCGACGCAGAAGGTGCCGAATTCACGCTGTCCGGCCCGGACGGTCAAGGCGTGAGGCTTACCTGTGATGACACCCTGGGGTGGGTGCAGATTTACACCTCCCCGGAGCGTCACCTTGCGGTAGAGCCCATGAGCGCCCCACCCAACGCGCTCGCCAGCGGGGTAGACCTGCTGCGCCTCAAGCCGCAGGGCAGCGCCGAGTTCCGCTGGACCGTCGCGGCCACCCACCAGTAA
- a CDS encoding sodium:solute symporter family protein, which yields MDTAQSVLRLDASWVDYTLVAIYFLFVLSIGWAAKRRVSSSIDFFLSGRGLPAWVTGLAFISANLGAVEIIGHSANGVQYGFQTMHYFWIGAVPAMVFLGIVMMPFYYGSKVRSVPEFMRRRFGSGAHLVNALSFAIAQLLIAGVNLLLLAKVVNSLLGWPLWVTLIVAAVIVVSYITLGGLSAAIYNEVLQFFVIVAALLPLTIIGLHRVGGWSGLKESLPAGHFSTWPGQAISGFDSPVWSAVGIVFGLGFVLSFGYWTTNFVEVQRSMAAESMSAARRTPIIGAFPKMLIPFLVVIPGMVAATIVTPIMDGSGEPNDAILYLMRDLLPNGLLGVGIAGLLAAFMAGMAANISAFNTVMSYDLWQTYVIKDKPDEYYLRFGRIATVVATVIAIFTALIASNYGNVMDYLQTLFGFFNAPLFATFLLGMFWKRMTPHAGWVGLVLGTASAIVYWYFAEVAEVSGALFDLEGQGTAFIAASIAFVVDIVASVVVTLFTQPKPDAELVGFVYSVTPHEQLVDPAEATRPWYARTVPLGMVCLALVIALNIAFF from the coding sequence ATGGATACTGCACAATCAGTGCTCAGGCTCGATGCCAGCTGGGTTGACTACACGCTGGTAGCCATCTACTTCCTGTTTGTTCTGTCGATTGGTTGGGCGGCAAAGCGGCGCGTCTCCTCATCCATCGACTTCTTCTTGTCCGGGCGCGGCCTACCCGCGTGGGTGACCGGGTTGGCGTTCATTTCGGCCAATCTTGGAGCGGTGGAAATTATCGGCCACTCCGCTAATGGCGTGCAATATGGTTTCCAAACCATGCACTACTTCTGGATTGGCGCCGTCCCTGCCATGGTTTTCCTGGGCATTGTCATGATGCCCTTCTACTATGGCTCAAAGGTCCGGTCGGTTCCGGAGTTCATGCGGCGGCGTTTCGGCTCCGGGGCGCACCTGGTCAACGCACTGTCTTTCGCCATCGCCCAGCTGCTCATCGCGGGTGTGAACTTGCTGCTGTTGGCCAAGGTGGTTAACTCGCTGCTCGGGTGGCCGCTGTGGGTGACGCTGATTGTCGCCGCGGTCATCGTCGTGTCCTACATCACCTTGGGCGGGCTGTCGGCGGCGATCTACAACGAGGTGCTGCAGTTCTTTGTCATCGTGGCCGCACTGCTGCCGTTGACTATCATTGGTTTGCACCGGGTTGGCGGCTGGTCGGGGCTCAAGGAGTCGCTGCCGGCCGGTCACTTTTCTACCTGGCCGGGGCAGGCGATTTCTGGTTTTGATTCTCCGGTGTGGTCGGCTGTGGGCATCGTGTTCGGCCTGGGCTTTGTGCTTTCCTTTGGGTATTGGACCACGAATTTCGTGGAGGTTCAGCGCTCGATGGCTGCCGAGTCGATGTCGGCGGCGCGGCGCACGCCGATTATCGGTGCGTTCCCCAAAATGCTCATTCCTTTCCTGGTGGTCATCCCGGGCATGGTTGCTGCGACGATTGTCACGCCGATTATGGATGGCAGCGGAGAACCCAACGATGCCATCTTGTACCTCATGCGCGACCTGTTGCCCAATGGTCTGCTCGGCGTGGGCATTGCGGGACTGCTGGCCGCCTTCATGGCGGGCATGGCCGCGAACATCTCCGCCTTCAACACAGTGATGAGCTATGACCTCTGGCAGACCTACGTCATCAAGGACAAGCCGGACGAGTACTACTTGCGTTTCGGCCGCATCGCCACCGTGGTGGCTACTGTCATCGCCATCTTCACGGCGTTGATTGCCTCGAACTACGGCAACGTCATGGATTATCTGCAGACCCTGTTCGGGTTCTTCAATGCCCCGCTGTTTGCCACGTTCTTGCTGGGCATGTTCTGGAAGCGGATGACCCCGCACGCCGGCTGGGTCGGCCTGGTCTTGGGCACGGCCTCGGCGATCGTCTACTGGTACTTTGCGGAGGTTGCCGAGGTCTCCGGAGCCCTGTTTGACCTCGAAGGCCAGGGCACCGCGTTTATCGCCGCGTCGATTGCATTCGTGGTGGACATTGTCGCCTCGGTTGTGGTGACGCTGTTTACCCAGCCGAAACCCGACGCGGAGCTGGTGGGCTTTGTCTATTCGGTAACGCCCCACGAACAGCTTGTGGACCCAGCAGAGGCCACGCGGCCCTGGTACGCCCGCACGGTTCCACTGGGTATGGTGTGCTTGGCGTTGGTCATCGCTTTGAATATCGCATTCTTCTAG
- the galT gene encoding galactose-1-phosphate uridylyltransferase: MDVRVTRTQLSDGRELIYFDLPGAPERQTVDGRGLPRVDTDSDMRRDPLTGQWVIFAAHRQNRTFLPPANEDPLAPTRPGMLPSEIPADDYQVAVFENRFPSLSTHMVIPDDYEFCVDGQELFPQRPAAARCEVVCFTPDAEASFATLEPQRIRMLIDVWAHRTAELSRIPGVEVVFPFENRGEEIGVTLHHPHGQIYSYPFLPPRTAAIVQSARQHRERTGRDLFDDVLQSELDARSRIITATTHFVVYTPAAARWPLELVVMPRRNVPDFPALTDEERDDLAALLVRIFPAVDQFFEGVDKTPYIAAWNQAPVGEQDRPFGRLHLQLFSLMRSPHRMKYLAGSESGMGVWINDTTPEVIAATLRSKMGVDDE; the protein is encoded by the coding sequence ATGGACGTTCGTGTCACGCGAACCCAGCTATCGGATGGGCGCGAGCTTATCTACTTCGATCTACCGGGCGCGCCCGAGCGCCAGACCGTTGATGGGCGTGGACTTCCACGCGTGGATACGGATTCGGACATGCGCCGGGATCCGCTCACAGGTCAATGGGTGATCTTTGCTGCTCATCGGCAGAACCGAACCTTTTTGCCTCCGGCCAATGAGGACCCTTTGGCGCCGACTCGCCCCGGCATGCTGCCCAGTGAGATTCCCGCCGATGACTATCAGGTGGCGGTATTTGAAAACCGCTTCCCCTCCTTGAGCACGCACATGGTTATCCCGGATGACTATGAATTCTGTGTTGACGGCCAAGAGCTTTTCCCGCAAAGGCCGGCCGCGGCGCGATGCGAGGTGGTCTGCTTCACCCCGGATGCGGAGGCGTCATTCGCCACACTAGAGCCGCAGCGTATTCGCATGCTTATCGACGTCTGGGCGCACCGCACTGCGGAATTGTCCCGCATTCCGGGCGTCGAGGTGGTATTCCCCTTTGAAAACCGGGGTGAGGAAATTGGTGTCACCCTGCACCACCCGCATGGGCAGATCTACTCTTATCCGTTCCTTCCGCCGCGAACGGCTGCGATTGTCCAGTCGGCGCGGCAGCACCGTGAGCGCACTGGCCGGGACCTTTTTGACGATGTGTTGCAATCAGAGCTGGATGCTCGCTCGCGCATCATCACCGCCACCACACACTTTGTTGTCTACACCCCGGCTGCGGCCCGGTGGCCCCTGGAGCTGGTGGTCATGCCGCGGCGCAATGTTCCGGATTTTCCGGCGTTGACCGATGAGGAACGCGATGATCTAGCAGCACTTTTGGTCCGCATTTTCCCCGCGGTGGATCAGTTCTTTGAGGGCGTGGATAAAACTCCGTATATCGCAGCGTGGAATCAAGCTCCTGTGGGGGAGCAGGACCGGCCCTTCGGCCGCCTGCATTTGCAGCTGTTTTCGTTGATGCGGTCGCCGCACCGGATGAAGTATCTCGCCGGCTCAGAATCCGGCATGGGGGTGTGGATTAATGACACCACCCCGGAGGTCATCGCCGCCACGCTTCGTTCCAAGATGGGAGTGGATGATGAATAG
- the galK gene encoding galactokinase, translating into MMNSQLSSADTAVVALFREQWGQDPEGVWEAPGRVNLIGEHVDYADGLSMPFALTLTTKVAARRRSDDLIRAVSQAPDGTVLKGEVALSEVAGHDQLGWMGYVAGTVWSLQQAGLPVSGMDLALVSDVPLGSGLSSSAALECAVGIASCELALGQPLSQEDRHTLMLAAIRAENEVVGASTGGLDQRASLFCAPGQALLIDFLADAHRLIPCDLEAHGLRLLGANTNVSHSHSSGQYGSRRGLIDAIGASWQGTFRDSGVAEAARAWAGTDPERQALAERRVRHVTTEIARTEQAAAALEREDFTELGALMNASHDSLRDDFEVVTPELESAVQAARTAGALGARMTGGGFGGTIIALVREPEAQQTATAIREAAARHGFPEPTMMNLCPGPAARRIF; encoded by the coding sequence ATGATGAATAGCCAGCTCAGCAGTGCAGATACCGCCGTCGTTGCGCTTTTCCGCGAACAGTGGGGCCAGGATCCGGAAGGGGTTTGGGAGGCCCCGGGGCGCGTCAACCTCATCGGCGAGCACGTGGACTACGCTGACGGCCTGAGCATGCCTTTCGCGTTGACGCTGACCACCAAGGTGGCAGCGCGTCGGCGCTCGGACGATCTCATTCGTGCGGTCTCGCAGGCTCCCGACGGCACCGTGCTCAAGGGCGAGGTAGCGCTCAGCGAGGTTGCCGGGCACGACCAATTGGGCTGGATGGGCTACGTGGCAGGCACGGTGTGGTCCTTGCAGCAGGCGGGGCTGCCGGTGTCGGGTATGGATCTGGCCTTGGTCAGTGATGTCCCTTTGGGCTCAGGGCTGTCTAGTTCTGCCGCCCTGGAATGTGCGGTGGGCATCGCTTCCTGCGAGCTTGCGCTAGGGCAGCCGCTGTCGCAGGAGGATCGCCACACCCTTATGCTTGCGGCGATTCGGGCGGAAAATGAGGTCGTGGGTGCTTCTACGGGCGGTCTGGACCAACGCGCCAGTCTGTTCTGCGCGCCTGGCCAGGCCCTGCTCATCGACTTTCTGGCTGACGCGCATCGCCTGATCCCCTGCGACCTGGAAGCCCATGGCCTGCGACTTCTCGGTGCCAACACCAATGTGTCCCATTCGCACTCTTCCGGCCAGTATGGTTCGCGCAGGGGGCTTATCGACGCCATCGGGGCAAGCTGGCAGGGCACCTTCCGGGATTCCGGTGTCGCCGAGGCCGCGCGTGCGTGGGCGGGAACAGATCCGGAGCGTCAAGCTCTGGCTGAGCGCAGAGTGCGGCATGTCACCACCGAGATTGCGCGAACCGAGCAGGCGGCCGCCGCTCTGGAGCGCGAGGACTTCACTGAACTGGGAGCGTTGATGAACGCCAGTCATGATTCGTTGCGTGATGACTTTGAGGTAGTTACGCCAGAATTGGAGAGTGCGGTCCAGGCGGCCCGCACCGCGGGCGCCCTCGGGGCCCGCATGACTGGCGGTGGTTTCGGCGGGACCATCATTGCGTTGGTGCGGGAGCCGGAGGCGCAACAGACGGCAACGGCTATCCGTGAAGCTGCCGCGCGACACGGGTTCCCCGAACCAACGATGATGAATCTGTGCCCGGGGCCGGCGGCTCGACGCATCTTCTAG